One part of the Alosa alosa isolate M-15738 ecotype Scorff River chromosome 4, AALO_Geno_1.1, whole genome shotgun sequence genome encodes these proteins:
- the LOC125294016 gene encoding LHFPL tetraspan subfamily member 4 protein-like, which produces MLPSQEASKIYHENYMRNSRTIGVLWAIFTICLAIINVVVFAQPYWIGDSLSTPQAGHFGLFHYCIGAGPPSKEMTCQGSISDFSAIPSSAFKAASFFVLLSMVLILSCIACMALFFFCNIATVYKTCAWMQLLCAVCLVFGCIIFPDGWDAEVVRDLCGEETGKYTLGRCSVRWAYILAIIGILDALILSFLAFVLGNRQSDFFFEEVRTENKDMAVSRIEVQDRRNPRFTGPRY; this is translated from the exons ATGCTGCCTTCGCAAGAAGCATCTAAGATATACCATGAGAATTATATGAGGAATTCCAGAACAATCGGGGTTTTATGGGCGATATTTACAATATGCCTCGCTATCATCAACGTGGTGGTCTTCGCTCAACCCTACTGGATTGGCGACAGCTTGAGCACGCCACAAGCAGGCCACTTCGGCTTATTTCATTACTGTATTGGGGCTGGCCCCCCGAGCAAGGAGATGACCTGTCAGGGTAGTATCTCGGACTTCAGCGCCATCCCCTCCAGCGCCTTCAAAGCGGCGTCCTTCTTCGTGCTGCTGTCCATGGTTCTCATCCTCAGCTGCATCGCCTGCATGGCGCTCTTCTTCTTCTGCAATATCGCCACTGTCTACAAGACGTGTGCTTGGATGCAGCTTCTCTGTG CTGTGTGCTTGGTGTTTGGCTGCATCATATTCCCTGATGGCTGGGACGCTGAGGTGGTGAGAGACTTGTGCGGGGAGGAGACAGGGAAGTACACCCTGGGAAGGTGTTCCGTGCGCTGGGCCTACATCCTGGCTATCATTGGCATTCTGGAtgctctcatcctctctttcctGGCCTTTGTGTTGGGAAACCGACAGAGTGACTTCTTCTTCGAGGAAGTCAGAACTGAAAACAAAG ACATGGCTGTGTCTAGG ATTGAGGTACAGGACAGAAGAAATCCTCGGTTTACTGGGCCGAGATACTGA